A region of Pseudomonas marginalis DNA encodes the following proteins:
- a CDS encoding bifunctional 4-hydroxy-2-oxoglutarate aldolase/2-dehydro-3-deoxy-phosphogluconate aldolase — protein sequence MKSPQPTVSMADKVALIDSLCAKARILPVITIAREQDILPLADALAAGGLTALEVTLRSEFGLKAIQVLREQRPELCTGAGTVLDRHMLEAAEVAGSQFIVTPGITRDLLEASVHSPIPLLPGISNASGIMEGYGLGYRRFKLFPAEVSGGVAAIKALGGPFGEVKFCPTGGVGPANIKSYMALKNVMCVGGSWMLDPEWVKNGDWARIQEVTAQALALLD from the coding sequence ATGAAAAGCCCTCAACCGACCGTGTCCATGGCGGATAAAGTTGCCCTGATCGACAGCCTCTGCGCCAAGGCGCGGATCCTGCCGGTGATCACCATTGCCCGCGAGCAGGACATCCTGCCGCTGGCCGATGCCCTGGCAGCCGGTGGTTTGACCGCATTGGAAGTGACCTTGCGTTCCGAGTTCGGCCTCAAGGCCATTCAGGTGCTGCGTGAGCAGCGGCCTGAACTGTGCACCGGCGCCGGCACCGTACTCGACCGCCACATGCTTGAAGCGGCGGAAGTCGCCGGTTCGCAATTTATCGTCACCCCCGGCATCACCCGTGACCTGCTGGAAGCCTCGGTGCACAGCCCGATCCCGCTGCTGCCAGGCATCAGCAACGCCTCCGGCATCATGGAAGGCTACGGCCTGGGCTACCGTCGCTTCAAGCTGTTCCCGGCCGAAGTCAGCGGTGGTGTCGCCGCGATCAAGGCCTTGGGCGGCCCGTTCGGCGAAGTGAAATTCTGCCCGACCGGCGGCGTCGGCCCGGCCAATATCAAAAGCTACATGGCGTTGAAAAACGTGATGTGCGTGGGCGGCAGCTGGATGCTTGACCCGGAGTGGGTCAAGAACGGCGACTGGGCCCGCATCCAGGAAGTCACCGCGCAGGCGCTGGCGCTGCTGGATTGA
- the pgl gene encoding 6-phosphogluconolactonase yields the protein MAISELKLPRGVTAHEYRTPVLLADGLANDVAEQLRAAISARGEATLVVSGGRSPVAFFQNLAKQGLDWSKVTITLADERWVPVEHADSNAGLLKQHLLQGPAAKARFLSLYSAAANLEDAAEQADRLLAELPAIDVLVLGMGDDGHTASLFPNSPNLAAALQADGTRRCWPMLAPTVPHQRLTMSRALLATAHYTALSISGSSKLTTLSAALASDDVAAMPIRAFLQPTLEIYWCP from the coding sequence ATGGCGATATCTGAATTGAAACTGCCTCGGGGCGTGACTGCCCACGAGTACCGCACGCCTGTGCTGCTGGCGGACGGCCTGGCCAACGACGTGGCCGAACAACTGCGCGCGGCCATCAGTGCCCGTGGCGAAGCGACCCTGGTGGTGTCCGGTGGCCGCAGCCCCGTGGCGTTTTTCCAGAACCTGGCCAAGCAAGGCCTGGACTGGTCCAAGGTCACCATCACCCTGGCCGATGAGCGCTGGGTGCCGGTGGAACACGCCGACAGCAATGCCGGCCTGTTGAAGCAGCACCTGTTGCAAGGCCCGGCGGCCAAGGCCAGGTTCCTCAGCCTGTACAGCGCCGCCGCCAACCTTGAAGACGCTGCCGAGCAGGCCGATCGCCTGCTGGCCGAGTTGCCGGCCATTGATGTGCTGGTGCTGGGCATGGGCGATGACGGCCACACCGCATCGCTGTTTCCCAACAGCCCGAACCTCGCCGCTGCACTGCAGGCCGACGGTACCCGCCGTTGCTGGCCGATGCTGGCGCCGACCGTGCCGCACCAGCGCCTGACCATGAGTCGCGCATTGCTGGCCACGGCCCACTACACCGCGCTGTCGATTTCCGGCAGTTCGAAATTGACCACCTTGAGCGCCGCGCTGGCCAGTGACGACGTTGCTGCCATGCCGATTCGCGCGTTTTTGCAACCTACTTTAGAGATTTACTGGTGCCCATGA
- the zwf gene encoding glucose-6-phosphate dehydrogenase, which yields MPSITVEPCTFALFGALGDLALRKLFPALYQLDGAGLLHDDTRILALAREAGSEQQHLAHIEKELRKYVGKELDESIAQRFLARLTYVHVDFMKADDYVALAEKAGTEQRLIAYFATPAAVYGAICENLSKVGLAENTRVVLEKPIGSDLESSRKVNDAVAQFFPENRTYRIDHYLGKETVQNLIALRFANSLFETQWNQNYISHVEITVAEQVGIEGRWGYFDKAGQLRDMIQNHLLQLLCLIAMDPPADLSADSIRDEKVKVLKALAPISPDGLTTQVVRGQYIAGYSAGKPVPGYLEEENSNTQSDTETFVALRADIRNWRWAGVPFYLRTGKRMPQKLSQIVIHFKEPSHYIFAPEQRLQISNKLIIRLQPDEGISLRVMTKEQGLDKGMQLRSGPLQLNFSDTYRSARIPDAYERLLLEVMRGNQNLFVRKDEIEAAWKWCDQLIAGWKKSGDAPKPYAAGSWGPMSSIALITRDGRSWYGDI from the coding sequence ATGCCTTCGATAACCGTAGAACCCTGCACCTTTGCCCTGTTTGGCGCCTTGGGTGATCTGGCGCTGCGCAAGTTATTTCCTGCCCTCTATCAACTCGATGGCGCCGGGCTGCTGCACGACGATACCCGTATCCTGGCCCTGGCCCGGGAAGCCGGTTCCGAGCAGCAACACCTGGCCCATATCGAAAAAGAATTGCGTAAATACGTCGGCAAGGAACTGGACGAGAGCATCGCCCAGCGCTTCCTGGCGCGCCTGACCTATGTCCACGTCGACTTCATGAAAGCCGATGACTACGTGGCCCTGGCGGAAAAGGCCGGCACCGAGCAACGCCTGATTGCCTACTTCGCCACGCCTGCGGCGGTGTACGGTGCGATCTGCGAGAACCTGTCCAAGGTCGGCCTGGCGGAAAACACCCGCGTCGTGCTGGAGAAACCCATCGGTTCGGACCTGGAATCCTCGCGCAAGGTCAACGACGCCGTGGCGCAGTTCTTCCCGGAAAACCGCACCTACCGTATCGACCACTACCTGGGCAAAGAGACCGTCCAGAACCTGATCGCCCTGCGTTTCGCCAACAGTCTGTTCGAAACCCAGTGGAACCAGAACTACATCTCCCACGTGGAAATCACCGTGGCCGAGCAGGTCGGTATCGAAGGCCGTTGGGGCTATTTCGACAAGGCCGGCCAGCTGCGCGACATGATCCAGAACCACCTGCTGCAACTGCTTTGCCTGATCGCCATGGACCCGCCGGCCGACCTGTCCGCCGACAGCATCCGTGACGAGAAGGTCAAGGTGCTCAAGGCCCTGGCGCCGATCAGCCCGGATGGCCTTACCACTCAAGTGGTGCGTGGCCAGTACATCGCCGGCTACAGCGCCGGCAAGCCGGTGCCCGGTTACCTGGAAGAAGAGAACTCCAACACCCAGAGCGACACCGAAACCTTCGTCGCCCTGCGCGCCGATATTCGTAACTGGCGTTGGGCCGGGGTGCCGTTCTACCTGCGCACCGGCAAGCGCATGCCGCAGAAGCTGTCGCAGATCGTCATCCATTTCAAGGAACCGTCCCACTACATCTTCGCCCCCGAACAGCGCCTGCAGATCAGCAACAAGCTGATCATCCGCCTGCAGCCGGACGAAGGTATTTCCCTGCGCGTGATGACCAAGGAGCAGGGCCTGGACAAGGGCATGCAACTGCGCAGCGGGCCACTGCAATTGAATTTTTCCGACACCTATCGCAGCGCGCGCATCCCCGATGCCTACGAGCGTTTGCTGCTGGAAGTGATGCGCGGCAATCAGAACCTGTTTGTTCGCAAAGATGAAATCGAAGCCGCGTGGAAGTGGTGTGACCAGTTGATCGCCGGGTGGAAAAAATCCGGTGATGCGCCCAAGCCGTATGCGGCGGGGTCCTGGGGGCCGATGAGCTCGATTGCACTGATCACGCGGGATGGGAGGTCTTGGTATGGCGATATCTGA
- a CDS encoding MurR/RpiR family transcriptional regulator — MRNLLEQIRNRLEELNKAEKKVAEVILLNPQQATRFSIAALAQAASVSEPTVNRFCRSFGVSGYPELKLQLAQSLASGAAYVSRAVEADDNPEAYTQKIFGSAIASLDAACQALDPALISKAVDLLIQARQIHFFGLGASAPVAMDALHKFFRFNLAVTAHADVLMQRMIASVAHTGELFVIISYTGRTRELVEVARIARENGASVLGVTAENSPLAKASTVSLNIPLPEDTDIYMPMTSRIIQLTVLDVLATGMTLRRGVDFQPHLRKIKESLNDSRYPVGDEFN, encoded by the coding sequence GTGCGAAATCTTCTGGAACAGATCCGGAACCGCCTCGAAGAATTGAACAAGGCTGAGAAAAAAGTGGCCGAGGTCATCCTGCTCAACCCGCAGCAGGCGACCCGCTTCTCCATCGCAGCCCTTGCCCAGGCCGCCTCGGTCAGTGAACCGACGGTCAACCGTTTCTGCCGTTCGTTCGGCGTCAGCGGTTACCCTGAACTTAAATTGCAGTTGGCGCAAAGCCTGGCCAGTGGCGCAGCGTATGTCAGCCGCGCCGTGGAGGCCGATGATAACCCCGAGGCCTACACCCAGAAGATCTTTGGCAGCGCCATCGCCTCACTGGATGCCGCCTGCCAGGCCCTGGACCCGGCCCTGATCAGCAAGGCCGTGGACCTGTTGATCCAGGCGCGGCAGATCCACTTCTTCGGCCTGGGCGCTTCAGCGCCGGTGGCCATGGACGCGCTGCACAAGTTTTTCCGCTTCAACCTGGCGGTCACCGCCCACGCCGACGTGCTGATGCAACGCATGATCGCCTCGGTGGCCCACACGGGCGAGCTGTTCGTGATTATTTCCTACACCGGGCGCACCCGTGAGCTGGTGGAAGTGGCGCGTATCGCCCGGGAAAACGGTGCGTCGGTGCTGGGCGTAACCGCCGAGAACTCGCCGCTGGCCAAGGCCAGTACCGTAAGCCTGAACATTCCACTGCCCGAAGACACCGACATCTATATGCCGATGACCTCACGGATCATTCAGTTGACGGTGCTGGATGTGCTGGCGACCGGTATGACCTTGCGCCGTGGAGTGGATTTCCAGCCGCATTTGCGCAAGATCAAAGAGAGCTTGAATGACAGCCGGTATCCGGTGGGGGATGAGTTCAACTAA
- a CDS encoding D-hexose-6-phosphate mutarotase: protein MHEQPLQRFFKSLRERPVFAWERFQMRDVLVIDHPLCQAVFSRQGAQLLHFQPRGQKPWLWCAAKWPQVGAIRGGVPVCWPWYGRHPCENAWPSHGWARLIDWKLLDSSSDDDGVRLHWQLQLCDWQVDLHAHLGDTLELRLSTEHQDELPCQLSHALHAYWRIGHVDEIALSGLDGAHGYDQLNRQACQQEGELRVDGGCQRVFQHDGELHLKDHAWQRELCIDTGDSADTVVWHPGSRPLLGVSFNEASGFVCVESAMAGASLAPGERAHLSLQARAGA, encoded by the coding sequence ATGCATGAGCAACCGCTGCAACGCTTTTTCAAATCCCTGCGCGAGCGTCCGGTGTTCGCCTGGGAGCGCTTTCAGATGCGCGACGTGTTGGTGATCGACCATCCGCTGTGCCAGGCGGTGTTCAGTCGCCAGGGCGCGCAACTGTTGCACTTTCAGCCCCGTGGCCAGAAACCCTGGCTGTGGTGTGCGGCCAAGTGGCCGCAAGTCGGCGCCATCCGTGGCGGCGTGCCGGTGTGCTGGCCGTGGTATGGCCGCCATCCGTGCGAAAACGCGTGGCCGTCCCATGGTTGGGCGCGGTTGATCGACTGGAAACTGCTCGACAGCAGCAGCGACGACGACGGCGTGCGCCTGCACTGGCAATTGCAGCTGTGCGACTGGCAGGTCGACCTGCACGCGCACCTGGGCGACACCCTGGAATTGCGCCTGAGCACCGAGCACCAGGACGAGTTGCCGTGCCAGTTGAGCCATGCTTTGCACGCTTACTGGCGTATTGGTCACGTCGATGAGATAGCGCTGTCTGGGCTCGACGGCGCGCACGGTTACGACCAGCTCAATCGCCAGGCGTGCCAGCAGGAAGGCGAACTAAGGGTTGATGGCGGCTGCCAGCGGGTGTTCCAGCACGATGGCGAACTGCACCTCAAGGATCACGCCTGGCAGCGTGAATTGTGCATTGATACCGGCGACAGCGCCGACACCGTCGTATGGCATCCCGGCAGCCGGCCGCTGCTGGGGGTGAGCTTCAACGAAGCGTCGGGGTTTGTGTGCGTGGAGTCGGCGATGGCCGGGGCGAGTCTGGCGCCGGGGGAGAGGGCGCATCTCAGTTTGCAGGCGCGGGCAGGCGCCTAG
- a CDS encoding carbohydrate porin, with translation MKKQHNNTRLICQLSAAAALVLSANAMAADAFSADSKWMTGDWGGERTKLIEQGIDIKADYVGEMGANLRGGYNDDRTGRYSDQFGLGVALDLQKLWGWDNTQAKIQLTNRNGQNISNDRIGDPRAGTLSSSMEVYGRGHMVRLTQFWIQHQMFDNKLDVKLGYFGEGEDFNTFPCDFQNLSFCGSQVGNYVNTWYNWPVSQAAIRVKYNITPELYAQIGAYNQNPSQLEHGNGFKLSGSGTKGTVIPVELVWSPKVNNLPGEYRVGYYKSAADAADVREDVNGNDAATTGAAYRTRSSKKGYWFVAQQQLTTHNGDASRGLNIAANATFHDKETNLVDNYQSLMLVYKGPFDARPKDDVGIGAARLHVNDDVKKNAELLNAANGVADYDNPLFSPIRETEYNFEINYGFHVTNWLTVRPNLQYVVQPGGVDKVDNALVAGLKIQSTF, from the coding sequence ATGAAAAAGCAACACAACAACACTCGGCTGATCTGCCAACTGTCAGCAGCAGCAGCTCTTGTACTGTCCGCCAATGCGATGGCGGCCGATGCATTCAGTGCCGACTCCAAGTGGATGACCGGTGATTGGGGCGGCGAGCGTACCAAGCTGATCGAGCAAGGTATCGACATCAAGGCTGACTACGTAGGGGAAATGGGCGCCAACCTGCGCGGCGGCTACAACGACGACAGGACCGGCCGTTACTCCGACCAGTTCGGGTTGGGCGTGGCGCTGGACCTGCAAAAGCTGTGGGGCTGGGATAACACCCAGGCCAAGATCCAGCTGACTAACCGTAATGGCCAGAACATCTCCAACGACCGCATTGGCGACCCGCGTGCCGGCACGCTGAGCTCGTCCATGGAAGTCTACGGTCGTGGCCACATGGTGCGTCTGACCCAGTTCTGGATTCAGCACCAGATGTTCGACAACAAGCTGGACGTGAAGCTCGGTTACTTCGGTGAAGGCGAAGACTTCAATACCTTCCCGTGCGACTTCCAGAACCTGTCGTTCTGTGGCTCCCAGGTCGGCAACTATGTAAACACCTGGTACAACTGGCCGGTCAGCCAGGCCGCGATCCGCGTGAAGTACAACATCACGCCTGAGCTGTATGCGCAAATCGGTGCGTACAACCAGAACCCGTCGCAGCTGGAGCACGGCAACGGCTTCAAGCTCAGCGGCAGCGGCACCAAGGGCACCGTGATTCCGGTGGAATTGGTCTGGTCGCCGAAGGTGAATAACCTGCCGGGCGAATACCGTGTGGGTTACTACAAGAGCGCCGCCGATGCTGCTGACGTTCGTGAAGACGTCAATGGCAACGATGCTGCCACCACCGGTGCGGCCTACCGTACCCGCAGCAGCAAAAAAGGCTACTGGTTCGTTGCCCAGCAGCAACTCACCACCCACAACGGCGACGCTTCCCGTGGCTTGAACATCGCCGCCAACGCGACCTTCCACGACAAGGAAACCAACCTGGTCGACAACTACCAGTCGTTGATGCTGGTGTACAAAGGCCCATTCGACGCGCGTCCGAAAGATGACGTCGGTATTGGTGCTGCGCGTCTGCACGTCAACGATGACGTGAAGAAAAACGCCGAACTGCTGAATGCCGCCAACGGCGTGGCCGACTACGACAACCCGCTGTTCTCGCCGATCCGCGAAACCGAGTACAACTTCGAAATCAACTACGGTTTCCACGTCACCAACTGGCTGACCGTGCGTCCCAACCTGCAATACGTTGTCCAACCGGGCGGCGTGGATAAAGTCGACAACGCGCTGGTGGCGGGCCTGAAAATTCAGTCTACGTTCTAA
- a CDS encoding ABC transporter ATP-binding protein, with product MATLELRNVNKTYGAGLPDTLKNIELSIKEGEFLILVGPSGCGKSTLMNCIAGLETITGGAIMIGDQDVSGMSPKDRDIAMVFQSYALYPTMSVRENIEFGLKIRKMPQADIDAEVARVAKLLQIEHLLNRKPGQLSGGQQQRVAMGRALARRPKIYLFDEPLSNLDAKLRVEMRTEMKLMHQRLKTTTVYVTHDQIEAMTLGDKVAVMKDGIIQQFGTPKEIYNDPANLFVASFIGSPPMNFVPMRLKRKDGKLVALLDSGQARCELPLGMNDAGLEDRDVILGLRPEQIVLAAGEGNGSSSIRAEVQVTEPTGPDTLVFVQLNDTKVCCRLAADVAPQVGETLTLQFDPSKVLLFDANTGERLGTASSLPAQGHADNVAQFKGR from the coding sequence ATGGCTACGCTTGAACTTCGCAATGTAAACAAGACCTATGGCGCCGGCCTGCCCGACACCTTGAAGAACATCGAACTGTCGATCAAAGAGGGAGAGTTCCTGATCCTGGTCGGCCCTTCGGGTTGCGGTAAGTCCACGCTGATGAACTGCATCGCCGGCCTGGAGACCATCACCGGCGGCGCGATCATGATCGGCGACCAGGACGTCAGCGGCATGAGCCCCAAGGACCGTGACATCGCCATGGTGTTCCAGTCCTACGCGCTGTACCCGACCATGAGCGTGCGCGAGAACATCGAGTTCGGCCTCAAGATCCGCAAGATGCCCCAGGCCGACATCGACGCCGAAGTGGCGCGCGTGGCCAAGCTGCTGCAGATCGAACACCTGCTCAACCGCAAGCCGGGCCAGCTCTCCGGCGGCCAGCAACAGCGCGTGGCCATGGGCCGGGCCCTGGCGCGTCGGCCGAAGATCTACCTGTTCGACGAACCGCTGTCGAACCTCGATGCCAAGCTGCGCGTCGAGATGCGTACCGAAATGAAGCTGATGCACCAGCGCCTCAAGACCACCACGGTCTACGTGACCCACGACCAGATCGAAGCGATGACCCTGGGCGATAAGGTGGCGGTGATGAAGGACGGCATCATCCAACAATTCGGCACGCCGAAAGAAATTTACAACGACCCTGCTAACCTATTTGTGGCAAGCTTTATCGGTTCACCACCGATGAACTTCGTTCCTATGCGTCTAAAACGCAAGGACGGGAAGTTGGTGGCGCTGCTCGACAGCGGCCAGGCGCGATGCGAATTGCCGCTGGGTATGAACGACGCCGGCCTGGAAGACCGTGATGTGATCCTGGGCCTGCGCCCGGAGCAGATCGTGTTGGCGGCGGGTGAGGGTAATGGTTCATCGAGCATTCGTGCCGAGGTCCAGGTCACCGAGCCGACCGGCCCGGACACACTGGTGTTTGTGCAGCTCAATGACACCAAGGTCTGCTGCCGTTTGGCGGCTGATGTGGCGCCGCAGGTGGGCGAGACCCTGACACTGCAATTCGATCCATCCAAGGTATTGCTGTTCGACGCCAACACGGGCGAGCGCCTCGGCACTGCTTCTTCATTGCCCGCACAGGGGCATGCGGACAACGTGGCCCAATTCAAAGGTCGCTGA
- a CDS encoding carbohydrate ABC transporter permease, with the protein MTSLAAKPAISLSRIAIYAVLILAVLLYLVPLVVMLLTSFKTPEDISTGNLLSWPTVVSGIGWVKAWATVDGYFWNSLKITVPAVLISTAIGALNGYVLSFWRFRGSQLFFGLLLFGCFLPFQTVLLPASFTLGKMGLASTTTGLVFVHVVYGLAFTTLFFRNYYVSIPDALIKAARLDGAGFFTIFRQIILPMSTPIIMVCLIWQFTQIWNDFLFGVVFSSGDSQPITVALNNLVNTSTGAKEYNVDMAAAMIAGLPTLLVYVIAGKYFVRGLTAGAVKG; encoded by the coding sequence ATGACTAGTCTCGCTGCCAAACCTGCCATCAGCCTGAGCCGCATCGCGATCTACGCGGTGTTGATCCTCGCTGTATTGCTGTACCTGGTACCGCTGGTGGTGATGTTGCTCACCAGCTTCAAGACCCCGGAAGACATCAGCACCGGCAACCTGTTGAGCTGGCCGACCGTGGTCAGCGGCATCGGCTGGGTCAAGGCATGGGCCACCGTGGATGGCTACTTCTGGAACTCGCTCAAGATCACCGTGCCGGCCGTGCTGATTTCCACCGCCATCGGTGCGTTGAACGGTTATGTGCTGTCGTTCTGGCGCTTCCGTGGTTCGCAGCTGTTCTTCGGCTTGCTGTTGTTCGGCTGCTTCCTGCCGTTCCAGACCGTGCTGCTGCCCGCGTCGTTCACCCTCGGCAAGATGGGCCTGGCCAGCACCACCACCGGCCTGGTGTTTGTGCACGTGGTGTACGGCCTGGCGTTCACCACGCTGTTCTTCCGTAACTACTACGTGAGCATCCCGGATGCGTTGATCAAGGCGGCACGCCTGGACGGTGCCGGTTTCTTCACCATCTTCCGCCAGATCATTCTGCCGATGTCCACGCCGATCATCATGGTCTGCCTGATCTGGCAGTTCACCCAGATCTGGAATGACTTCCTGTTCGGTGTGGTGTTCTCCAGTGGCGACTCCCAGCCCATCACGGTGGCGCTGAACAACCTGGTCAACACCAGCACCGGGGCCAAGGAATATAACGTGGATATGGCGGCGGCGATGATCGCCGGGCTGCCGACCCTGCTGGTCTATGTGATCGCAGGCAAGTATTTCGTGCGCGGCCTGACGGCCGGCGCGGTCAAGGGGTAA
- a CDS encoding carbohydrate ABC transporter permease — protein sequence MSSVAVFSKASPFDALQRWLPKLVLAPSMFIVLVGFYGYILWTFVLSFTTSTFLPSYKWAGLAQYERLFDNDRWWVASKNLALFGGMFIGITLVIGVTLAIFLDQKIRREGFIRTIYLYPMALSMIVTGTAWKWLLNPGMGLDKLLRDWGWEGFRLDWLIDPDRVVYCLVIAAVWQASGFIMAMFLAGLRGVDQSIIRAAQIDGASLPRIYWSVVLPSLRPVFFSAVMILAHIAIKSFDLVAAMTAGGPGYSSDLPAMFMYSFTFSRGQMGMGSASAILMLGAILAIIVPYLYSELRTKRND from the coding sequence ATGAGTTCTGTTGCTGTGTTCAGCAAAGCCTCGCCGTTCGATGCACTGCAGCGCTGGCTACCCAAACTGGTGCTGGCGCCCAGCATGTTCATCGTGTTGGTGGGTTTCTACGGCTACATCCTGTGGACGTTTGTGCTCTCGTTCACCACCTCTACGTTCCTGCCAAGCTACAAATGGGCGGGTCTTGCGCAATACGAGCGGTTGTTCGACAACGACCGCTGGTGGGTGGCGAGCAAGAACCTGGCGCTGTTCGGCGGGATGTTTATCGGCATCACCTTGGTGATCGGCGTGACCCTGGCGATTTTCCTCGACCAGAAAATCCGCCGCGAAGGTTTTATCCGCACCATTTACCTGTACCCGATGGCGCTCTCGATGATCGTCACCGGTACCGCCTGGAAATGGCTGCTCAACCCGGGCATGGGCCTGGACAAACTCCTGCGTGACTGGGGCTGGGAAGGCTTCCGTCTCGACTGGCTGATCGACCCGGACCGCGTGGTCTACTGCCTGGTGATTGCCGCCGTGTGGCAAGCCTCCGGTTTCATCATGGCGATGTTCCTCGCCGGCCTGCGTGGCGTTGATCAGTCGATCATCCGTGCCGCCCAGATCGACGGCGCAAGCCTGCCGCGCATCTACTGGAGCGTGGTGCTGCCGAGCCTGCGTCCGGTGTTCTTCAGTGCGGTGATGATCCTGGCGCACATTGCGATCAAGAGCTTCGACCTGGTGGCGGCCATGACGGCCGGTGGCCCGGGCTATTCGTCCGACCTGCCCGCCATGTTCATGTACTCGTTCACCTTCAGCCGTGGCCAGATGGGCATGGGCTCGGCCAGTGCAATCCTGATGCTCGGTGCGATCCTCGCGATCATCGTGCCTTACCTCTACTCCGAGCTGAGGACCAAACGTAATGACTAG
- a CDS encoding ABC transporter substrate-binding protein, producing MNAINRLAVAISVASLFPLSAFAADSKGTVEVVHWWTSGGEKAAVDVLKAQVEKDGFTWKDGAVAGGGGATAMTVLKSRAVAGNPPGVAQIKGPDIQEWASTGLLDTDVLKSVAKDEKWDSLLDKKVSDTVKYDGDYVAVPVNIHRVNWLWINPEVFKKAGITKNPTTLEEFYAAGDKLKAAGFIPLAHGGQPWQDSTVFEAVVLSVMGADGYKKALVDLDNAALTGPEMVKSLTELKKVATYMDVDGKGQDWNLEAGKVINGKAGMQIMGDWAKSEWTAAKKVAGKDYECVAFPGTDKAFTYNIDSLAVFKQKDKGTAAGQQDIAKVVLGENFQKVFSINKGSIPVRNDMLNKMDSYGFDSCAQTAAKDFLADAKTGGLQPSMAHNMATTLAVQGAFFDVVTNYINDPKADPADTAKKLGAAIKSAK from the coding sequence ATGAACGCGATTAATCGCCTCGCCGTAGCTATTTCCGTTGCCTCGTTGTTTCCCCTCAGTGCATTTGCCGCCGACTCCAAAGGGACGGTTGAAGTTGTGCATTGGTGGACCTCGGGTGGCGAAAAAGCGGCTGTAGATGTCCTGAAGGCCCAAGTCGAGAAAGACGGCTTCACCTGGAAAGACGGCGCCGTCGCAGGTGGTGGTGGCGCCACGGCCATGACCGTGCTGAAAAGCCGCGCGGTCGCCGGCAACCCGCCAGGCGTTGCCCAGATCAAAGGCCCCGACATCCAGGAGTGGGCCTCTACCGGCCTGCTCGACACCGACGTCCTGAAGTCCGTCGCCAAAGACGAAAAATGGGATTCCCTGCTCGACAAGAAAGTCTCCGACACCGTGAAGTACGACGGCGACTACGTTGCCGTACCGGTCAACATCCACCGCGTGAACTGGCTGTGGATCAACCCGGAAGTCTTCAAGAAAGCCGGTATCACCAAGAACCCAACCACCCTCGAAGAATTCTACGCCGCCGGCGACAAGCTCAAGGCTGCGGGCTTTATCCCGCTTGCCCACGGTGGCCAGCCTTGGCAGGACAGCACCGTGTTCGAAGCGGTGGTCCTGTCGGTAATGGGCGCCGATGGCTACAAGAAAGCCCTGGTCGACCTGGATAATGCTGCGCTGACCGGCCCGGAAATGGTCAAGTCCCTGACCGAGCTGAAGAAAGTCGCGACCTACATGGACGTCGACGGCAAAGGCCAGGACTGGAACCTCGAAGCAGGCAAGGTCATCAACGGCAAGGCCGGTATGCAGATCATGGGTGACTGGGCCAAGTCCGAATGGACTGCCGCCAAGAAAGTCGCCGGCAAAGACTACGAGTGCGTAGCCTTCCCGGGCACCGACAAAGCCTTCACCTACAACATCGACTCCCTGGCGGTGTTCAAGCAGAAAGACAAAGGCACTGCCGCTGGCCAGCAGGACATCGCCAAAGTCGTGCTGGGTGAAAACTTCCAGAAGGTGTTCAGCATCAACAAGGGCTCGATCCCTGTTCGCAACGACATGCTGAACAAAATGGACTCCTACGGTTTCGACTCCTGCGCCCAGACCGCCGCCAAGGACTTCCTGGCTGACGCCAAGACCGGCGGCCTGCAGCCAAGCATGGCGCACAACATGGCCACCACCCTGGCGGTGCAAGGTGCGTTCTTCGATGTCGTGACCAACTACATCAACGACCCGAAAGCCGACCCGGCCGACACCGCCAAGAAACTCGGCGCTGCGATCAAGTCTGCCAAGTAA